From the genome of Mastacembelus armatus chromosome 5, fMasArm1.2, whole genome shotgun sequence:
atcgGCCGATTAATCGGCTCTGCCGAtagatcggtcgacctctaatACCAATACAGTGGTAGAACAAATACATCATAgatatatttctttctttcctgttgATCAACATTAGGAACAGCATCCAGACAGCTCCCCTGCTGCCAAAAGCTCATCCTGGATAAATGTGTCAGAATATAATAAAGTCTTGGTAGTAGTGATAGCAAagttgaataataattttctgcTGACGTTTCTTCCTCTGCTTGGTCTCCTCTTTCCTCACCCCTCATCTCCTCTTTCCTCATCATtctttgaaatataaaaatccTCAGTTTCAAAAGTCTGACCATGCATTAAGTAGTGTCCAGACATGCACAGTGTTAACTACAGTAGTTAGCTGCAGTTGCTTGGCCCACTGCACATGTACTTTCCCTGAGTGAGTGACAGAATGATTGGTCCATGTTGACAGGATACAGTGGTGTTGGTGTGGAGATGCAGTGTCCCAGCTGGAAAAACAAGCATTAGAAGTTCAGCTCAGGAGTCCAGATTACTGAGGATGAGAATTATTTGGAAAACTGCAGCAGTACCTCAAAGTAAACTCAACTACATAGATAGACTTTTCCAAgatgaaaagcaaataaacagagaGTAGTCAGTCAGACCTGTTATCCAGTCTCCAGTTTGTATTAAAAATTGAATGTACGCCAAGCAGATACAAGGTCATGTTCCAGctcaaaaaagaaagaacaatcAAAGGGAAATTAGAAAAACAGTGTCTGTAACACTCAAATGTGAAGTTGATTTGCTCCATCAGAAGTAGGTTTCATCACCCTAAAGCTGCATAAGGCAAGTAAGAAAAGCACATACATGGAAATATCTCCTATGAAATAGCCAAAACGGTGTTGATGGGAATATTTCAATTTACAAACCTCATCACTCATCAGACCCAACTTTTGTAATTATCATGATACAAGAAGAATCAATATGCCACTTTTAATCTTAAAGCTGGTAGCTTTTTGTTTCTAAAAGAGTCTGCTTCTCTTCCAGGCTGAGGTCTTTCCTTATCCGGAAATTGGAAATGAAGAACTGGAGGAGATCAACCAGCTTGTTGCACCAGTGGAGAAATTCTTTAATGAGGAAGGTGAGATTATGAGATCTGCTGGATGGAAGTGTTAAAGTTATGAGCAACCTGCAGCATGTTCTGTTAGGCATGAGTTATGACATTATAATCTGTTGCTGCTGAGAAATCTGAtgatctgacttttttttttaatgatttcagTTGACTCAGCAAAGATTGACCGAGAAGCCAACATCCCCCCTGAGACACTGAATGGGTTGAAGGAGCTCGGGCTGTTTGGAATTATGATTCCTGAGGAGTATGGTAAGTGGTGACTCTGCAGTTCTTATGTCTCAAATAATAAATAGGCATGTTTATGTAAAATCCTGCAACAGCTGTGAACAGATCATAAGTCAGTTTTCTACATTACTGTTTGTACACATCCCTGAGATTAATATGGCACCACCGCTGTTCCTCTAACCTATGCAAGTTAGAAAACACCTTCAGTCCTGTTGTcataacaaaaatgaaagacaggttctcttttgttgtttcatCTCAGGGGGTCTCGGATTGTCCAACACCATGTATGCACGACTGGCAGAGATCATCTCATTAGATGGATCTATTGCTGTAACACTGGCTGCACATCAAGCCATTGGActgaaggtaaaaataaataatgcaacaGAACTGTACATGAAACCTTTGACTAACCATGTCCATATCTGTTATGGAGGCAGTCTGGAGGGAAATGTTACCCTGTGGAAAAGCTGTAGTCTTTCAGTAGCAGTTGCTAACAGCTGTTTGGGGTTTTCAGGGAATTCTGATAGCGGGGAATgaagcacagaagaagaagtatCTCCCTAAACTGGCCTCAGGGGAACACATTGCAGCTTTCTGTCTGACAGAGCCTGGAAGGTAAAGATACTGAGATTTCATTCTCACTCATCACTCATCTGCAGTGTTCCTCTACTGCTGCAGTTGTAGCTGTTTGGGCGGTAATGTATGCTATCTAGTACAGAAGGTGTTCATATACAAAACAGAGGTGAAGAAAATGCTGTGGTTTAACCTCTGTTTAGTCAGATTTTTCATATCCGGACAGGTtggagtatatatatatatagatagataggaCGGTCAAACATGCTGAACACTTGCCATGCctcataaaatatttgcaaagttgttttttgaacatttaaaaatcaggtATCAATGTATATTTATGGTTTCTTGGTTTTGCAAGAATAAGGTTAAATCTTCTTAGATTACTTCATGTTCAATGCAGTGAATTAAATCTTGCATAAGGCAGCAATGTTCCATCACTGAAAGAGTAGATAGCACCCCAACACAACCAAAGCCACAGACTCTCAGCTTCTCTCTAGCCCACACTCAACAGTTAATTGAATGAGTGACATGACAGATGTTCACTATAGAAAAATGTGCTGCTTGTGTCAGCTGCCGCACATTAAACAGCATGTACACATACCTGGAAATGCTCCAGCACCACTAACAGCACATTGTCTTCCCTTGAAAAATAGCTACAGAGcaaatttgtttctttgtctgtgaCCTGTAGTGTAACCAGCACTCTGACAGCCTTCCAACTGCTGTCAAACACAGATACCAACAAGCCCCCCTCCAGCTGGCTGATATTTACCcacaaaacttttaaaacacatCTAACAGTCTATTATTACTTTTACTGCAACAAGTATGACTAAACAATTTCAGATAGACCTTATTTCGTTACCACCACCGTCAATCAGCAGAATCAATCATGTCGTCATGCATGTGTAATGCaagttaaacaacaaaaaacagaagcagaaatagGCCCTTTAATGTCAAAGTCAAAACAGATCTCTACAAAGTTTAATGCTTTACAGTataaaattaaatgcatttgCATAATTATTCACCAACTTTAATGGGACCACACCTAAGTCATCACGGGTGCAGCTACTGGGTTTTAGACACAAGACTGGTAGAAAGCAATTTACCCGTTACCCCAAATTCACCTCCATCTGTAAATACTGTCAGATGTGGCAACAGATTTGTGGGGAGCAAATATACTTTACTACAGTATTTTGTGTTACAATATGTGGTTGTGTTAGATTCACTTACACAGATTTTGATCATTTCAGCGGAAGTGATGCAGCCTCAATTCAAACGCGTGCAATCTTGTCAGAAGATGGGAAACAATACCTGATCAGTGGTTCCAAGGTGAGAAAAACAAGATCACAGAAGTTTGACATGGACTTTAAATTTACATTGTAAATACACTAAAGATGCCAAATCTTTGAATTTGTGTTACCAGATTTGGATTTCAAATGGAGCAATAGCAGATATTATGACGGTATTTGCCAGGACAGAGGTGATGGTAGATGGTGTCAAGAAAGATAAGATTTCAGCATTTATTGTGGAGAAGGCTTTTGGAGGAATCACCAGTGGAAAACCTGAGGACAAATTGGGCATCAGGGGCTCCAACAGTAagtctttcatgtgtttgcAGAAAAAGATGAACAAATTAAATGATCCGGGTGCAGCGTGAGCCTTGACACCTTTGACACCTTTTGACTATTCCAGCTTGTGAAGTTACGTTCGACAACGTCCCTGTGCCACTAGAGAATGTAATAGGAGAAGTAGGTGGTGGATTCAAGGTGAGCCTTATACTGTTCGCAACACAAACTATCATACAAGACTGTGTATGTGAAGGTGTGTGAACTTTTGCTTTATGCTGGACAGGTTGCCATGAACATCCTGAACTCAGGCAGGTTCAGTATGGGCAGTTCTTCAGCTGGAATGATAAAAAAGCTAATAGGTAAAATGTATAGCAGCAGAGTTTGCACATTAAGAGCTTTATGTGTTGGGCTTTGTGAAATTTCTGACACTCTTTGACTCTTTTTAGAAATGACATCTGAGTATGCTGCCACCAGGAAGCAGTTTAACAAAAGGCTGAGTGAATTTGGTATGATTCAGGTACAGTAGACTTGTCTTCACTGGAATCTAATGAATAATCGTCACCACTCAGTCTAGTCTGGAATAAGTAAAGTGTGTTTTCCCTGTTACGGTAGGAGAAGTTTGCCATGATGGCTCTTAATGCCTTTGTGATGGAGAGCATGGCATACCTGACAGCAGGGATGATGGACAGGCCAGGGGTTCCGGACTGTTCTGTGGAGGCCGCCATGGTCAAGGTTAGATAGCTTTCTCATTAAACTCTGGTCATGAtaaacagatttaaaacaagTGGCTCAGTATGTGTGGCGTCTTATCATCCGATCAGGTATTCAGCTCAGAGGGAGGCTGGATTTGTGTCAGTGAAGCTCTTCAGGTCCTCGGAGGTCTGGGTTATACGAAGAATTATCCCTATGAGCGATATGTCAGGGATTGTCGCATCCTGCCCATATTTGAGGTACTCTAATAATTATTCAATCATTATAAAAGCATTTTAGCAATGGTTAAAtaactgaaatgtgaaactggaattacagtgggtacggaaagtattcagacccctttaaatttttcactctttgtgtcattgcagccatttgccaaaatcaaaaaagttcattttatttctcattaatgtacactcagcaccccatcttgacagaaaaaaccagaaatgtagaaatttttgcaaatttattacaaaagaaaaactgaaatatcacatggtcataagtattcagaccctttgcagtgacactcatatttaactcacatgctgtccatttcttctgatcctccttgagatggttctgctccttcattggagtccagctgtgtttaattaaactgattggacttgattaggaaaggcacacacctgtctatataagaccttacagctcacagtgcatgtcagagcaaatgagaatcatgaggtcgaaggaactgcccaaggagctcagagacagaattgtggcaaggcacagatctggccaaggttgcaaaagaattt
Proteins encoded in this window:
- the acad9 gene encoding complex I assembly factor ACAD9, mitochondrial, with product MMNVNRFSVLFRSVGIGKRLLACNLRRPEQQRSIKIQSRKLAYAKDLFLGQVNKAEVFPYPEIGNEELEEINQLVAPVEKFFNEEVDSAKIDREANIPPETLNGLKELGLFGIMIPEEYGGLGLSNTMYARLAEIISLDGSIAVTLAAHQAIGLKGILIAGNEAQKKKYLPKLASGEHIAAFCLTEPGSGSDAASIQTRAILSEDGKQYLISGSKIWISNGAIADIMTVFARTEVMVDGVKKDKISAFIVEKAFGGITSGKPEDKLGIRGSNTCEVTFDNVPVPLENVIGEVGGGFKVAMNILNSGRFSMGSSSAGMIKKLIEMTSEYAATRKQFNKRLSEFGMIQEKFAMMALNAFVMESMAYLTAGMMDRPGVPDCSVEAAMVKVFSSEGGWICVSEALQVLGGLGYTKNYPYERYVRDCRILPIFEGTNEILRMYIALTGMQYAGKVLTGKVKEMKKGNIGLALTMVGKKLRYSFGGSVDLGLTGKDGVVHPSLTDSAKKLEENVNLFGATVESVLYRYGKTIVDEQLILKRVADVLINLYAMTAVLSRASRSISIGLRNHDHEVLLANTFCCDAFFKNNYMLTQLQKHSPENNDANIKKIAKEVLENRAYICSHPLERTY